One Microlunatus soli genomic window carries:
- a CDS encoding UvrD-helicase domain-containing protein has translation MLAGLNPQQRQAVTHEGGPVLVVAGAGSGKTRVLTRRIAYLVSERNVHPGSILAITFTNKAAAEMRDRVTELVGNRAKLMWVSTFHSACVRILRAEVGRFGLSRTFSIYDDTDAKRLMTLVCRDLSLDQKRFPPRAVLNWVSNCKNELVDTESAGSKVSTEIEQGYLEAYKEYQSRLTAANALDFDDLIMTSVHLMQAFPEVREQYRRRFRHVLVDEYQDTNIAQYALIQQLCGEVDDGPAAVEDGPQASPSELMVVGDSDQSIYAFRGATIRNILDFETDFPGAETILLEQNYRSTQNILDAANAVITNNEGRKDKRLWSDAGTGEQLVGYVADSEHDEAQFVAGEIDALVDAGSVKYGDVAVFYRTNAQSRAFEEVFIRVGLPYKVVGGVRFYERREIRDAIGYLRAIANRTDDVSLRRILNVPKRGIGDRAEAAVEAYAAEHRISFADALRKADEIEGLATRSAKQIAGFTAFMDKCEGLVADGAPADEVLTTVLQDSGYLTELHESSDPQDETRLENLVELVAVAREFVAAGGATTIGSDGSGGGLSSLSTEPILTADPQPVTEPEQDGADASKKSAGSGKKSAGSRKKGAELVEGSRVDPAPPDSLFAEGLFELDEVVSADPEGSADPEGSADREGSADREGNADQRVSDDQLPSPSTSSGPMAAEDSGALAATSSGSATTTVTYTIPDQIEIGPDADELVGAEFELGAGAPEPDVTLGAFLERVALVADADQIPDGPAEESSGMVTMMTLHTAKGLEFDTVFLGGLEDGIFPHQRALGERKELEEERRLAYVGLTRARKRLYLSRAIVRSAWGAPQHNPPSRFLAEIPVDLIDWRRTEGAMTSWRSTSATYDRSERERKKEEATARWRNTVGFGSSLPQRKEVPTLKAGDRVLHSVFGMGSVVAVSGDGDAAKADVDFGSAGTKRLSLRHAPIEKL, from the coding sequence CTGCTGGCCGGGCTCAATCCTCAGCAGCGACAGGCGGTCACCCACGAGGGTGGCCCGGTGCTGGTGGTGGCTGGCGCCGGATCGGGTAAGACCCGGGTGCTGACCCGGCGGATCGCCTACCTGGTCAGCGAACGCAACGTGCACCCCGGCTCGATCCTGGCGATCACCTTCACCAACAAGGCTGCCGCCGAGATGCGCGACCGGGTCACCGAGCTGGTCGGCAACCGGGCGAAGCTGATGTGGGTCTCCACCTTCCACTCCGCGTGTGTCAGGATCCTGCGCGCCGAGGTCGGCCGGTTCGGTCTGTCCCGCACCTTTTCGATCTACGACGACACCGACGCCAAGCGGTTGATGACCCTGGTCTGTCGGGATCTTTCCCTTGACCAGAAGCGATTCCCGCCGCGGGCGGTGCTCAACTGGGTGTCCAACTGCAAGAACGAACTGGTCGACACCGAGTCGGCCGGATCGAAGGTGAGCACCGAGATCGAGCAGGGTTATCTCGAGGCCTACAAGGAATATCAGTCCCGGCTGACCGCGGCCAACGCGTTGGACTTCGACGATCTGATCATGACCTCGGTGCACCTGATGCAGGCCTTCCCCGAGGTCCGCGAACAGTATCGCCGTCGCTTCCGGCATGTCCTGGTCGACGAGTACCAGGACACCAACATCGCCCAGTACGCGTTGATCCAGCAGCTTTGCGGCGAGGTCGACGACGGCCCCGCGGCGGTCGAGGACGGGCCCCAGGCGTCGCCGTCGGAGCTGATGGTGGTGGGTGACTCCGACCAGTCGATCTATGCCTTCCGGGGTGCAACGATCCGCAACATCCTGGACTTCGAAACCGACTTCCCGGGCGCGGAAACGATCTTGTTGGAGCAGAACTACCGCTCCACCCAGAACATCCTCGATGCCGCCAACGCGGTGATCACCAACAACGAGGGGCGCAAGGACAAGCGGCTCTGGTCCGATGCCGGCACCGGGGAACAATTGGTCGGCTACGTCGCTGACTCCGAACACGACGAGGCCCAGTTCGTCGCCGGCGAGATCGATGCGCTGGTCGACGCCGGGTCGGTCAAGTACGGCGATGTCGCGGTGTTCTATCGGACCAACGCCCAGTCCCGAGCCTTCGAAGAGGTGTTCATCCGGGTCGGGCTGCCGTACAAGGTGGTCGGCGGCGTCCGGTTCTACGAACGCCGCGAGATCCGGGACGCCATCGGCTACCTCCGTGCGATCGCCAACCGCACTGACGACGTGTCGCTGCGGCGGATCCTGAATGTGCCCAAGCGGGGGATCGGTGACCGTGCTGAGGCGGCGGTCGAGGCCTACGCCGCCGAGCATCGGATCAGCTTCGCCGACGCGTTGCGCAAGGCCGACGAGATCGAGGGTCTGGCCACCCGGTCGGCCAAGCAGATCGCCGGCTTCACTGCGTTCATGGACAAGTGCGAGGGACTGGTCGCCGACGGTGCACCGGCCGACGAGGTGCTGACCACCGTGCTGCAGGACTCGGGCTATCTGACCGAGTTGCACGAGTCCAGTGATCCGCAGGACGAGACCCGCCTGGAGAACCTGGTCGAGCTGGTCGCGGTCGCCCGCGAGTTCGTCGCCGCCGGCGGCGCCACCACGATCGGCAGCGACGGCTCCGGCGGTGGGCTGTCCTCGCTCAGTACCGAGCCGATCCTGACCGCCGACCCGCAACCGGTGACAGAGCCCGAGCAGGACGGGGCAGATGCATCGAAGAAGAGCGCCGGGTCCGGGAAGAAGAGCGCAGGATCCCGGAAGAAGGGCGCTGAGCTTGTCGAAGGGTCGCGAGTCGATCCGGCACCTCCCGACAGCCTCTTCGCCGAAGGCTTGTTCGAGTTGGATGAGGTCGTCTCTGCTGATCCAGAAGGCAGTGCTGATCCAGAAGGCAGTGCCGATCGAGAAGGCAGTGCCGATCGAGAAGGCAATGCTGATCAACGGGTCAGCGATGATCAACTGCCCAGTCCTTCGACAAGCTCAGGGCCCATGGCTGCTGAGGACTCGGGTGCCCTGGCGGCAACGAGTTCCGGATCGGCGACGACCACCGTGACCTACACCATTCCGGACCAGATCGAGATCGGCCCGGACGCCGACGAACTGGTCGGCGCCGAGTTCGAGCTGGGTGCGGGCGCACCGGAGCCGGACGTGACCCTGGGTGCGTTCCTGGAGCGGGTGGCGCTGGTCGCCGATGCCGACCAGATCCCCGACGGTCCGGCGGAGGAGAGTTCCGGGATGGTCACCATGATGACCCTGCACACCGCCAAGGGTCTGGAGTTCGACACCGTCTTCCTCGGCGGACTGGAGGACGGCATCTTTCCGCACCAGCGGGCGCTGGGGGAGCGTAAGGAGCTGGAGGAGGAACGTCGGCTGGCCTACGTCGGTCTGACCCGGGCCCGCAAGCGGCTCTATCTGAGCCGGGCGATCGTCCGTTCGGCCTGGGGAGCACCGCAGCACAATCCACCCAGCCGGTTCCTCGCCGAGATCCCGGTCGACCTCATCGACTGGCGCCGCACCGAAGGTGCGATGACCAGTTGGCGGTCGACCTCGGCGACCTATGACCGGTCCGAGCGAGAGCGCAAGAAGGAGGAGGCGACCGCTCGCTGGCGCAACACCGTCGGCTTCGGCAGCAGCCTGCCCCAGCGCAAGGAGGTGCCGACGCTGAAGGCGGGTGACCGGGTACTGCACTCGGTGTTCGGGATGGGCAGTGTGGTGGCGGTCTCCGGCGACGGCGACGCCGCCAAGGCCGACGTCGACTTCGGATCGGCGGGCACCAAGCGGCTGTCGCTGCGGCACGCGCCGATCGAAAAGCTCTGA